CACTCTAACATCTAGACTGACAACTATGCACAAAAATGACAACAAACGATACGTATTGCAGTAAACTGTTTCCTCTCATGCTTCATATGAAACTAGAATCAGCTATGAGCCAAAACGAACAATTTCAAAGTTTGGCGAGCTGGAGAAAATGCCCTAAATGTTGAATTAtctattttcttccatttgcTAAAAAAAGGTGAGATTTAAATTGAGATTACCCAAATCTCTTAAATGATCCACAAAGTACAGTATCTGCATTCATAATTCTTACCATCCTCAAATCCAAAGTGTGGGTAAAAGGGTTCAAATTAGGTCACAACCAGTATGAACAAATTGAAAAGGTAATATATTTGCCTCAATTATCCAAATCTGTTCGCAGGTTTACAAGAACTATTAAAGGGAATCATAGAAGACTTAATTAATCTTGAGCTAGCCACAGGTACAGGGTTCCTGGCACAAGTGACCATACTTTCTAATTTACTCTACGTCCAATTTACAAGACCTATTAGAATGGGGTCAtagatgaaattgaaaaggcGAAAGTATGAATGTCGTTACATTGTTCTCTGACAGTAGAAGTGGTTGGAGCTAATGAGAGAGACAtcattaattaactaaataaaagtaaaagtaaacAAATCAAACTCAGCCTATTAGAAGCCTAATTCAACTGAACTTGCTTCTTCTTTATGGAATTAAACTAGTTCAAGCCCTATGTATGAACTGTCTCCAAAGACAATTAGTTCAGTGTATCAAGTTCTGAGATAGAAGGAGAAAGCAATGACAAGAACAATGGATGGTCTTGCTTCAACTCCTACTGAGACACACAAAGAGCAGCTCCAATTCAAACATTACATAATGAAACAACCTAAATGACCATAGTGTTCCGAATCATGCGTGTTTCACATATGGCAACAGGTGAGATGTTAAAGACTTTACCCAGGGAATTTCAGAATCTTTAAGGACCATAACTTTTCGGAGCCTTAGTATCTGATCCCACAAGGGCTTAATATTATCCCGTGCAAACTGCGGCCTACAAGGATCCAAGGCGAGTCGTTTTAGCTGAACTAACATTTCTGCTTCAGAATAtcttccaaaaattaaattttgttgcacATTCTCTATCCCTTTACTCAGTGAAGCTTTAGCAATTTTCTTCCCCTTCCCTCCCTCATGTCTAGTCATCTTTCAGCCCACAAACAACAATATCAAACCTTACttccaaaattcaatttcaaaacaattcaAGAAGCGAAAGCAATTAACTCAAATTTTGGAGCTCCTCTTTCCCGAACCTGAAACCGAAAATTCACGAAAAATCAGATATGGTAATCAATGCCTTCtcagaaggaaaaagaacaatGCAACAACCAAGTAAAAATcccaaaaaagagaaaaaatacaacGGATTGGCCTCAAGCACAAACCAAAGATTGGAGGGAGGCGGGAAGCACAAAAAGGCAATTGAGTAGGTTTTCAGCTATTCTTAAGGGACCCAGTTTGTTGCAAGTAAAATTCAATGGCATTAAATGCGGCAAGTAGCTACaaatttacatgtaaaatGAGACTCATAGTCTCATACCTGATCAGAACTAATCAAATCAActcataaacaaaaaaaaaaaaaaaagaaaatatgcatGTAAAAACATAAAGGGAAAGAAACATCAAAGTTTCTCCCGAATTTATTACTTTCAATTTCAGCAATGACAAGGTCTGCTCTCTCCATACATTCATATATATCAAATCTTAAAACCCAAATACTAGAAATTTAACCCTGAAAGAAGACTTTGTACATGAGACAAAAACACCTGAACACCCAGAATTCCGGAATTAAATAAAGCATTCCTTGCATGACTCTCCTCCGCCACTAATCACTACTTGTCAGAAAACAACTACATACAACATGCAATTAAACATAAacacatatacacatattGCGGAATGcataaagcaagaaaatggaTCTAAGCAAACGCTAGAAGAGAAACTGTAGGATGAGTTCCGATGTAAAGGCATAATGGAAAAACAGAGGAGACTCAATTGTGCAGCACAAACATGATACACAGGCGTACGCAACTGCGTACACATTCAAGTGGAGGGATGCGTATATTCTTCCTCTTTCCGTGGGGCAGTTGAAGGGATGCGAAACGGACCCCGTGACCCTGAGAGGCTTGTCACTTGCGGGATTATGATATCTTTGTTAACACAAAGTTTGCAATGTTTATTTTCGTCACCCAATTAAGGTCTAGTAATGGGCATGGATCTTGATTTGGGTCTGAGTCCCAAATTAATATTCACTGTTAGGTTTTATGCATTGGTTTGCTTTGCTTATTAGTTAcccttatgaaaaattatcttgGATTGGATTATGATGACGactaaagtaaatattttttaaaaatttaataatcaaattgaaattaaaaagtaatagTTTGCTCAATCCAGCAGGTATTGGGCCAAGCACACTTGATTGACAAGACAACAAGCCAACTAGTCCAATTCCAAAGACAAGACCTCTATTACCAAATCAATGCCATATTGTAAGACATTATATGTCCCATCACCATAAAAAGGCTGCTAATAATAAGGACATTTCAACACCAATTGGATCCACTGATTCAATATATGGTAACTAACacccatatttatttatttagactCCACATATTccgtatttataaaataaaacatagaTGTTTCAAATTCTCCCCTGcttgcttatatttttattttcagttttcaaaatagtaattagaataaaaatatattgatttgaaactgtaattttatataaattacaatctcattaattaatttaaatatattctcattttcacctcaaaatttacacaaaattaaaaatataaattttccgctaaaaactaaaaatataaacataattaatttagaaacaTGCATATGAATATGTACTggtccaaataaattaaaaaaaaattatatctagaaaggttttgaaaaaattatgatgagtGACAAAActtccataatttattttagagtatttatttgtttaattaattgaaaattttgtttttaaatggGCTGCAATAAAAGTTTAATGACTTCTTTAAGCAGCCAcgcatataatattttggattgTCAATAAAAGGACACGGCGGAGGCGGAGGCAACCCCTGCATCTTATGGCACAGCTGCCCAGAAACCTGACTCCCAAGAACCTCCTTCCGCTCCTCAAAAAGGAGAAGAACCTTGGGTCAGCTCTCACCCTGTTCGACACCGCGAGTTCCCACCCTAACTATACACACTCCCCTGCTGTCTTCGACCACATCCTCCGTCGTCTCTCCCTCTCTGCTGACCCCAAATTCATCCCTAACATCACCCGCATCGTTGAACTCATTCGACTCCAGCAATGCCCTTGTTCCGAAGACACGGTGCTGGctgttttgaaaatatattcgaGAAATCTTATGGTGGAGAGAGCAATGGAAATTTTCCAGAAAATGAAGGAGGTTTTTGGATGTGACCCCGGGGTGAGGTCTTATAATTGTCTAATGAATGCTTTTGTGGTTTCGAATCAACTGAATAAGGCTGAGGTTTTCTTTAGACATTTTCGAACAATGGGTGTGTCTCCGAATTTAgaaacttataatattttgatcaaaattgCGTGTAAAAAGATGGATTTCGACAAGGCAAGAGCACTGGTGGATGATATTTGGGCGACGGATTTGGTCCCTGATGTTTATAGTTATGGCACTTTGATCAACGGGTTGGCGAAAAGTGGGGATTTGGACGGGGCTGTGaaggtgtttgatgaaatgacTGAGAGAGGCCTGAGACCTGATGTTAcgtgttataatattttaattgatggaTTTTTTAAGAAAGGGGATTATAAGGCGGCTAATGCTATTTGGGATAGGTTGTCAAAGGATTCATGGGTTTATCCAAGTGTTGTTACATACAATATTTCGATCAGTGGCTTGTGCAAGTGTGGGAGGTTTAGTGAGGGACTGCAATTGTGGGATAGGATGAGTAAGAATGAGCGGACAATGGATTTATTCACATACAGCTCTTTGATTCATGGGCTGTGTCAGGTAGGGGATATTGATGGGGCCGAGAGGGTTTATGAGGAGATGGCTGAGAGGAAGGTCTCACCTGATGCTGTTGTATATAATGCAATGCTGAATGGGTTTTTTAGGGCAAGGAGAGTTAGAAATTGTTTTGAGTTGTGGGAGGTGATGGGAAGGGAGGGTGGTCGAACTGTTGctagttttaatataatgatgAGAGGGCTGTTTGACATTGGAGAGGTAGATCAAGTTATTGCTATCTGGGAGGTTATGAAGGAGAGTGGCTTTGTTGCTGATTCCACTACTTACAGGATCTTAATCCGTGGATTTTGTAAAAATGGGTACATTGACAAGAGTTTACATGTGTTACAGACTGCTGAGGAGAAAGGTGGTCCTCTAGATGCTTTTTCTTATTCAGCAATGATCAATGGGTTGTGTAAAGAAGCAAAATTGGATGAAGCAGTTTCTTCGCTGAACCGTATGATGAAAAGTGGCTGTAAGCCAAACACTCATGTTTACAATGCTTTAATCAATGGCTTTGTGGGTGCTTCTAAATTTGAGGATGCAATTAGGGTTTTTCATGGAATGGAAAGTATGAATTGTTCCCCTAACATGGTTACCTACAACACTCTTATTAATGGATTATGCAAGGGTGAGAGGTACAGTGAAGCCTGTGACTTGGTGAAGGAAATGCTAGAGAAAGGATGGAAGTCAGATGTGATCACTTATAGCTTGCTAATAAAAGGTCTCTGTCTATGCCATAAAGTAGAAATGGGTCTTAATTTGTGGAACCACGCGATTGGCCAAGGTTTCAGACCTGATGTACGGAtgcataatattttgatccaTGGTCTCTGTTCTGTTGGCAAAACTCGAGTAGCTTTGGAGCTATATCTGGACATGAATCACTGGGACTGTGGTCCTAATATTGTTACCCACAATACCCTTATGGATGGATTTTATAAGGAGGGTGACTTAAAAAATGCTTTGGTTATTTGGGCTCGCATATTAAGAAATGGGCTACAGCCAGATGTTATTTCCTATAACATTACTCTTAAAGGTCTTTGTTCTTGCAATAGAATATCAGGTGCCATTTTATTCTTGCACGATGCCTTGACAAAGAAAATTGTTCCAACCATAATTACATGGAACATACTTGTTCGAGCTGTTGTTCACTCTGGGGTTCCAAAATGATCCTCTTGCCTGAGACATTGGGAAGTTAAGTTGCTGATGTCCTACCAATTCATATTTGCTTTATATTGGGGcctggattttcctttatataaattcatatatgttgaCGGAGAAACTGATTTCTCTTGCAATGCTGGCATATCATTCTGTAGTTGTGGTTGGTATCCTACATGCTTTATTCCATTTCAACATGCTGGTACAATAGTGTTATGTTAGTTGGCTAttccttaatcaagaaattttttgtagttgttAAAACTAACTCTAGAAAGTTTACTCATTACAGATGTGGTCTTGTTCAATGAAGACCGCTTGAATCCTTATTGGTGTATCATAAATCTGTATCTTCATGAAGTGTTCATGTCCAACACCACTTGTTGCACTGAATTGTTTcctaacattttttttttctctggCTCATGTATCTTGCAGCTTAATGAAGTAAACAGACTGGTGATTGGACAGTGGCTGGTTAGATACTCGACTTACTCACCGCATACAAGCTGTGTCTTCCATTCGTATTTTAATAGTTGGCAATCTGGTGATATCTTAACACTATATGTTTCAGGTGGTGTGGTAAGTACATAGGATTTTACAGGTTCTATCAAAATCAGACAGACACTACTTTGCAGGAAGGACTACCAATACAGAAGGCatgattgatgaaattataagaGATACCACCAGTCCAGGATGTTTACAATTCGTATGTTAATAGTTGGCAATGTGATTGATGTTTACAGGAACAGTGGATGCTAGAGGAGGTAATTATAGCAGATAGTACCAAGAGACAAGCAGATTGCAGAATTGGATGTTCAAAGCACAGTCATGATTCTTAATTTCAAGGCAAGGTATGTCACCTGAGGGTTTATTTTTCACCATCATTGCGGTTCTGTTTGCTTAGCACTAAGATGATGAGTGTTCATTTTTCCTGTATACTGTCTGGAGTAATTAATATAGTGTTCATCTCCATTTGTGATTTTGGAACATGCCCATTTTCCTCTATGCTGTCTGGAACAATTAAAATAGTGCACGAgttcttttgtgattttggAATCAAGTTGCATGCTTTCACTCTTCACTTTTTTGTGGCAAGTCAAGCTACAGGCCTGCGTGCCTCTTAGCACCATGCTATTCGTCATGAATGTAGTTTCATTTATTCAAGAGCACAAGCTTTCTTTTGAAAGTTTATTATGCTTTGGATGAGAAGTTTATTACACAGCATCACAAAATGGCTTTGGTGACAATAGTTATCACCAAAACACTGTATGTGATGCAACAGTAAATTTGGCCTGATGTATTAGCCCCAgatagtaatattttatttggagTTATAACTCATGCTACATTGGGTGAGGACTAAGTACATTATTAACtttaaatgaatatatgaTTTAGGGTTCTATACTTCCTGCTTTCGCATAAGGTTTTGCTGGTTAATTTCTGTCGACTTCCTCGCTTTTGGAGTGAGACACCGCTAGGCCCCTTCTTTTCTGTTGCTGGTTGTTGAGTTTAGATTGCTGGCAATTTGACGACCCAATAAAAATCTAAGGGCAAAAATTTTGTCATAAAGGATCACTGGCAGAATGAGTTTTGGTGGTCATACTGGTATAAACAAGGGTGCAAGCTGATGCAAAACAAAGTAGCTTGCTACTTAGCCCCAAATGCAATGTCATGTTTGGGGTTTTAATTCATCTGGTGTGCATATATTCTATGGTAAAATAAGACGAGGAAAAATtcccttctctctctattGGTTGcttttctcttgttcttttttgTCTGTTTCTGATAACATACTCTGTTCATAGACGAGTTGAGAGAGCAAACCAACCAGAATAACCCCGAAAATTGCAACCTTCCTCCAGTCAAATGTCGAAGAGATTGAGGCATCAGCAATTCCTAGAAGTACCAACGCAACCAGTACAAGGTAAATGTTCCTTCTGATTACTGAAGCAGCACTTTTCTTAGTCAGCTTTCTGATTTTTTCTGTCTCTTCCCTGGCTGTTGCCTTGTCAACTGGTGTTTTTTGCCTCAGGTTCTTGAAGAACAGCCCTTCATTCCTGTCTTTCTCAATTTGGCCTTCAAAATCCGCTACCCTTTTCTCACTCTCTTCAATCTCCGATTTGTTCAACTCCATAGATTCCTCGAAAGCTTGCATTTGACTCTCTATATTTTCCATTATCTgctcaagaaaatgaacaaaacCTGGTCATTTAGTGACGGAATTTCCTAATAAGCCCAGTTTTTTTGTATGCATTTGACAGGAAAGAAGTTGGACAGACCCTGGTACCAGCTTCATCCAATTCTTTAAGGGCATTTTCTCCAATCTGGTCTATTTCAGCATTGGCTTCCTCCGCGAACTGGGTTAGATATGCTGATCTTTCATCCAAGTAATCAGTAAGACGAACTTTTTGGGCTTGAAGCATTGCAATCCTGACAAGAAGTTCCTGCTTGCGACTATCTCCTTCGGGCGGTGGAGTTTCTTGACTTGAATTATCTGAAGTATTGGACTTGCAGAGGGAGAGTACAATTCTCCTCTTCTTGAAGGATTCTCTTCCAGGGAAAGGACCATAGATGGGAGTGAAGGAGGTTCGGATTGCTTTAAGAGAAATCATTGCGTGCTGTTGGAAAAATATGCAGGGGAAAAGAAGGGGAAAAGAAGGGGAAGAGTTGCAGAGTCAGCCTACAATATGCACACAGTAGAAGCGTTTTGGACCTCTGATTATATTTGCATTATCTTGTTCAAATATGGCATTCatgttgttgaaaaattgaaagagtcttttgtttcttttgggCCCATTGATCTTGTCCTATCTTGCTTTTCCTTTGGAATTTCAAATAGTCTATCATATCAGCACGTGACTTCAATTGGGCTTTACTGTATTCCGGGTCAATTTAAGCTGTGGGTCATGGTCATGTTAGCAGTTAGTAAGCTCTTGAAAGTAGGGGGGGGAAGGAGCAGAAAGTAAGCTCtcactaataaaatatagtttaaagcTGGAGTGGTAAGCAAGTCAACTTTAATAGAACTTTTAGGAACCTCCCTATATGTTTCAACACCAGAAGGCTGACCCTGGCGTTATTGGTGATGTGACTAGCAAATAAGAGGCTTGCATCTCAAGTTCAATTAGAAGCAACTCATGACCAGAAAGGACGTTTAAAGGAAATATATACTAGCAAACTTGCCTCGGCCTCGCAGGCACAGGTAAGAAATATTAGTAAACGTATTAAGTAGGCCTAATGCTCTGAATCATCCAGCTTTTGCCACCATATTGCTCTccattatttacacaaattgtTATCTGAAGGAAATACTACCAAGCACATGAACCTAGTGGTCATGCCCAGAATCATCGATCTTTTACCACCGCTTTCTTGTAAACATACCATTTTGCAATCAAGAGATAGACAAAGAAGTTCATCGAACTAAGGATAGCCAGGAGCCAATAGAAGTAATCAAGATGGCCCCTGTTCAGATTCTCTTTGGGGATCCAGCCGAGGTGCCCATGTTTTGTTGTCAGTTTAGTCACAACTATTACCAGTGCTGAGCTCAGGTAATGACCCACGGCATGAGTTGTGAGAGCAAGGGCAGAACACAAGCTTCTCATGGCATCAGGTGCTTGGTCGTAGAAGAACTCCAACTGTCCAATGTTTGTGAAAACTTCCGCACATCCAACCAGGAAGTACTGTGGAACTTGCCAAAATATGGACATGGGAATGGTGGGCTGATTATAGTAGTTATTCCTCCTCACATAGTCGAGCCGAGCAACCTCCAGCACACCGGCAACAATCATGGCAATAGTTGAGATTACGAGCCCAATTCCCATTCTTTGGAGCTGTGTGAATCCCCTCTCATTGTGAGTGTATTTTCTTGCAAGGGGGATAATTACTTGGTCATAAACAGGTGCCCAGAATATGACACTGAGGGTGTTAAAGAGGGACAAGGATGCTGATGGGATCTTGAAGTTGGGTCCCATTTGTTGGTCCATTGTGTTGCCTTGCAGAACAAACATTGTACCCATTTGACTGCTCACTGTGGAGAAAACTATTCCAGAAGCCCAGATGGGAAGTAGTCCGATTATGGATTTTAATTCTTCAACCTGAGTCACTGTGCAGAGACTCCATGGATTCACCACCCCTTCCAGAGAATTGTCCGAGTCTGTTTCTACTGCAGCTTTGTCAAGGCACCTAAAACTCAGTACATCAGCAATATGTAACACCATGCTTAAGAAATTAGATTATGAAACAGAAAATAAGATGAAACAACAAATAGAAGAACACACAGATTTGACGTGGTTCTGGTAATGTTCATGCATTCCCTGCCGTAGTCCCACATCAACCTTTTGTACTGAAGTACCTGAACTTGTCTGTATGCTCGAGCTTGCGGCTACCTTCAATGCTAGATTCCGCATCGGCAGTCTCATAAAGAAGAGATTTGTCAGTCGGAACTTTGACGTTGTATTTTCTGATGGATGCGACCAACACCTGAAAAATTCGTGTCAGGGGGCTCCCTCCCGGTATCTGGAGCCGATACAGATGGCTCCCtgagaagaaaaatgcaaCAGCAATGGCCATGGAAACTGCTGGAGTCCCGAACCCCCAATTCCAACCCACATTCATTTGTATCCACACCAAAACCGACGAAGCAATCATAGCACCAATGTTTATGGACAGATAAAACCAGTTGAAGAAGGagctcttctttctcttctctcttttgtCATTATCATCAAACTGATCTGCGCCAAACGAAGATACACATGGTTTGATTCCGCCCGTTCCAAGAGCAATCAAGTATATCGCTACAAAGAAGGTAGCCATCTGCAATGAAGTCGGGTGACAGCCATTCTTATTGCATTCAGGCTTTAGTCCAGAGACTGAAACAGATAATGTCAAGAGTGCCATTCCCTGAAACAGGAAGAAGAAATCTCCACAGATTAATTAGAACCACTAGTCCTGAAAATCACGATACACGCTTGTAAAAGAGAAGTATTTACAATAACATAGATGGTAGCGAAAGTGGCAATTGTCCAAAATCTTCCAAGGTAAGAATCAGCAATGAAAGCTCCAATGAGAGGCGTGATGTAGCAGGTCCCTGACCAATTCGTGACATTGTTCGATGCAGTCACATTCCCTTGGCCGAGTCGTGTTTTGAGGTAGTTCACCAAATTGGTGCTCATCCCATAGTATGCCAATCTCTCACAGCACTCAGTCActgtagaaaaagaaataagatgTATCATTGATACTAAAGAGAGCAAATTTCCAGCAGATGTGGACTTGAAAGATGGAAACCTCACCAAGAATGAAGCGGCAAGCCTTCCAACTTCCAGTTTTCGCCTTATTAGCAGGTTTTTTGTGGATATTCACAGTTCCATCTTTGGTGTAGATATCATCTTCTCCTATTGCAGccattttttcttaaactttTCTCTGTTTGGGGGCACCTGCTCCGCCATAAAGAACATACCATGCGTAATAAGTAGACTATTGGGATCGCCACTGCTAAAAGGAGAACGACTAATGAAACCAAGAAATTAAGCAAATGCATACATATGATAATAAACATGAGAAAAGCCCACAAAGAATAGAAGGAAAAATCAATTAGTTATATCATGTTAAGGATTTACACCGCAGAAAAAGGTGAAAACAAACCTGTCTTGCAAGAAAACAGAGTCTTTGACGAAATTGTATACGAGGAAAACCAGGACGGAGTTGTCGGCCCTGTTTAACCTCGTATACGGCGCACCAAATGCCAATGCAAAGAGATGAAGCAGTGAGAAGGTGATCTCACAgcacacatatatgtatggaagaaaaaaatgtcaacGTACCTAGACACGTTTTTGCAGTGCAGGTTGGGCGCTTAATTCGTGGATACAGGATTCTAGTTATTTTTGGAATAGGCGGAATGTGTGCTTGgagatttttgttttaaaatgcACATTAGtctttaatgaattttgacttttttcttatgaaaatgATCAACGTACTTGGACACATTTTGCAGCAATAGGAGAAAATTAATAGGCATATATGTAAACGTTATTACACTTGAATATcgttcttgtttttcttttttaggtttaaaattcaatctttaaaCATATTACCATTGGAGAAAAAGCATAATATGGTATGTTGATGAATGCAGTGAGAAAAAGCATGTGGAACTTATAGTTGCTCAAACTCAATTTCGGTGAAATCTTATTGCTTTGAGCATGGAAGACTTGATCTAGGTATTAGCATTTTTTCTTATGTGCGTACTTAGAGCTCATTGACATTTTTTTGACTAACACAATTTCAACTTAGATGATAAGAACCAACGTAACGATAAATTGGGAAGCAAGTAACAtccttctcttttatttccaGAAGCAGTTCGAACATCCATTGAGAAATAGTAGAAAAATCTACTTAATAATGGTACAGTTAAATATCATGGAGTTGCATCAGTAGATGTGCCTAATGCTTTCTTATAAGTATACCATTTCGCCACTACTAAATAAACCCCCAAATTCATCAGACTCAGCACAGCCAGAAGCCAGAAAAAATAGTGAAGTTTACCATAGTTGAGATTATCGGGAATCCAGCCAGGGCCGCCGTCCCTGGTGCTAATATCTGTCACAATATTCACTAGCAAAGTGCTCAAATAGTTCCCTAATGCTGCTGTCGTGAGCGATAACGCTGAGCACAAGCTCCTCATGGCATCTGGAGCCTGCTCGTAGAAAAACTCCAGCTGCCCAATGAATGTGAAAACCTCAGCACATCCTATGATGAAATATTGTGGTACTTGCCAGAATATGGACAAGGGCATGTGCTTGAGCTCATAGTAATTGTGTTCTTTCACAATATTCAGCCTAATCATTTCAAGTGTCCCGGCCACCAGCAtggcaaaaattgaaattacaagTCCAATTGCTATTCTTTGAAGCTGAGTGAATCCATTCTTGTTGCCTGTGAATTTCCGGGCAAAAGGCACGATGATCTGGTCATAGACTGGAACCCAGAAGATGACGCTTATTGTGTCGAATAGAGACAGTGAAGCCGATGGGATCTCAAAGGATCTTATCAAGTGAAGATCCATGGTGTTGCCTTGAAGAACAAATAACGTGCCCATTTGACTGTATACCGCGCTGAAAATGATCCCGGTTGCCCATATTGGCAGCAGTCGTATGATGGATTTGAGTTCTTCCACCTGAGTCACAGTGCAGAGTCGCCAGGGATTGACTGAGCCATTTCTTGCGTCTGATTCTGTCTCAACCGCAGCCTTGTCAAAGAAACTGaaacaaaaatggataaaGGGTTCCCTTAGTTACTAGCAAGATTAATTGTGATAACAAACTTACGTCATGTTAATTGTGATCATAAATCACCTCAACTTTTTAGTTAGCTCAAGTTTCCTACTCCCCTTGACAGCATATTCTTCTTCTGCAGTCTCATAAAGAGCAGATTTATCTTTCGGCACATCTACTCCAATTTTCCTGACAGATGCAACAACAACCTGGCAAATGCGAGTCAATGGACTCCCTCCAGGCCTCTGGTTCCTGTAAAGTCGAGTGCCCGAGAAGAAGCTGACAACAGCAATAGCCATTGCCACGGCAGGGATGCCGAAACCCCAGCCCCATCCGACGTTCGTTTGTATCCATACAAGAACCGTGGACGCAACAAGAGCCCCTATGTTGATAGAGAAATAGAACCAGTTGAAGAAAGaactcttgttcttcttctcaaCCTCATCAGAGTCATCAAATTGATCTGCTCCAAAGGAGGAAACACAGGGCTTGATTCCCCCGGTGCCTAGTGCTATCAAGTATAGACCAGCGTAGAAAACTCCTATTTGCAGCCCTGTTGGATGGCACCCCCCATTATTCGGGTCGCAAAATGGTTTTAGGCCGTGGACAGATGCCGATAACGTCAAGATTGTCATGCCCTGAACAAAGTTTAAAGCTCAGAATTTCCCCGGATGACTCAGTTAATCATTTTTCCCAAAgctaatatttattcataatctCAGTAGAATTTCTGCATAAAAATGACTTACAAAGACATAGATGGTTGAGAAAGTTGCAATCGTCCAATATCTTCCCAAGTATGCATCAGCTAGAAATGCCCCAAGCAATGGTGTAACATAACACGTCCCGGACCAGTTTGTCACATTGTTAACTGCTACAACGTTGCTCTCATTCATCTGAAATTTTAGATAGTTTACCAGATTCGTATTGATCCCATAATATGCCAGTCTTTCACAACATTCGTTTCCTGTTCCAGAAGGTGAAACAATGTTAGAACAAACTTGCTATTCCTCAGTTACGTacagaagaaaattaaagaaagaaacagtTATAATATGAAGAAGAACAAGACATGCCAAGAATGTAAGGACAAGCTTTCCATGTTCCTGTCTCCTGTTTGATAGCAGGATTGTTGCGATAATCAGTGGTTCCatcttttgtatatttatcGTCTTCAGTCACCATCATTGAT
The nucleotide sequence above comes from Sesamum indicum cultivar Zhongzhi No. 13 linkage group LG11, S_indicum_v1.0, whole genome shotgun sequence. Encoded proteins:
- the LOC105174539 gene encoding LOW QUALITY PROTEIN: uncharacterized protein LOC105174539 (The sequence of the model RefSeq protein was modified relative to this genomic sequence to represent the inferred CDS: substituted 1 base at 1 genomic stop codon), whose translation is MGDLYNGGSMMVTEDDKYTKDGTTDYRNNPAIKQETGTWKACPYILGNECCERLAYYGINTNLVNYLKFQMNESNVVAVNNVTNWSGTCYVTPLLGAFLADAYLGRYWTIATFSTIYVFGMTILTLSASVHGLKPFCDPNNGGCHPTGLQIGVFYAGLYLIALGTGGIKPCVSSFGADQFDDSDEVEKKNKSSFFNWFYFSINIGALVASTVLVWIQTNVGWGWGFGIPAVAMAIAVVSFFSGTRLYRNQRPGGSPLTRICQVVVASVRKIGVDVPKDKSALYETAEEEYAVKGSRKLELTKKLSFFDKAAVETESDARNGSVNPWRLCTVTQVEELKSIIRLLPIWATGIIFSAVYSQMGTLFVLQGNTMDLHLIRSFEIPSASLSLFDTISVIFWVPVYDQIIVPFARKFTGNKNGFTQLQRIAIGLVISIFAMLVAGTLEMIRLNIVKEHNYYELKHMPLSIFWQVPQYFIIGCAEVFTFIGQLEFFYEQAPDAMRSLCSALSLTTAALGNYLSTLLVNIVTDISTRDGGPGWIPDNLNYGKLHYFFWLLAVLSLMNLGRKVXEKMAAIGEDDIYTKDGTVNIHKKPANKAKTGSWKACRFILVTECCERLAYYGMSTNLVNYLKTRLGQGNVTASNNVTNWSGTCYITPLIGAFIADSYLGRFWTIATFATIYVIGMALLTLSVSVSGLKPECNKNGCHPTSLQMATFFVAIYLIALGTGGIKPCVSSFGADQFDDNDKREKRKKSSFFNWFYLSINIGAMIASSVLVWIQMNVGWNWGFGTPAVSMAIAVAFFFSGSHLYRLQIPGGSPLTRIFQVLVASIRKYNVKVPTDKSLLYETADAESSIEGSRKLEHTDKFRCLDKAAVETDSDNSLEGVVNPWSLCTVTQVEELKSIIGLLPIWASGIVFSTVSSQMGTMFVLQGNTMDQQMGPNFKIPSASLSLFNTLSVIFWAPVYDQVIIPLARKYTHNERGFTQLQRMGIGLVISTIAMIVAGVLEVARLDYVRRNNYYNQPTIPMSIFWQVPQYFLVGCAEVFTNIGQLEFFYDQAPDAMRSLCSALALTTHAVGHYLSSALVIVVTKLTTKHGHLGWIPKENLNRGHLDYFYWLLAILSSMNFFVYLLIAKWYVYKKAVVKDR